The following coding sequences lie in one Drosophila gunungcola strain Sukarami chromosome X unlocalized genomic scaffold, Dgunungcola_SK_2 000021F, whole genome shotgun sequence genomic window:
- the LOC128260311 gene encoding T-complex protein 1 subunit beta → MEMSLNPVRVLKNEAQEEKAEMARLSSFIGAIAIGDLVKSTLGPKGMDKILVATGRNAGQVEVTNDGATILRAVGVDNPAAKILVDMSRVQDEEVGDGTTSVTVLASELLREAEKLVEQKLHPQIIVSGWRQATQVALEALTAASQDNSSSNEKFRNDLLNIARTTLSSKILHQHKDFFANLAVDAVMRLKGSGELKSIQIIKKSGGTLEDSFLDEGFLLDKKPGVHQPQRIENAKILIANTPMDTDKIKVFGSSIKVDSLAKIADLEMAEKEKMKEKVDKILKHQCNVFINRQLIYNYPEQLFADAQVMSIEHADFDGIERLAYCTGGEIVSTFENPSLVKLGECDVIEQVMIGEDTLLRFSGVKLGEACTIVIRGATQQILDEADRSLHDALCVLAATVKESRIIFGGGCSEALMANAVLKKAAETPGKEAIAIEAFARALLSLPTAIADNAGYDSAQLISELRAAHAQGKQTLGLDMELGKVADVRELGITESFAVKRQVLMSASEAAEMILRVDNIIQCAPRRRVPDRGYC, encoded by the exons Atg GAGATGTCCTTGAATCCCGTGCGCGTGCTCAAGAATGAGGCGCAGGAGGAGAAGGCCGAGATGGCCCGCCTGTCCTCGTTCATTGGCGCCATCGCTATCGGGGATCTGGTGAAGAGCACCCTGGGCCCCAAGGGCATGGACAAGATCCTGGTGGCCACCGGCCGCAATGCCGGCCAGGTGGAGGTGACCAACGATGGTGCAACGATTCTGCGTGCCGTCGGTGTCGACAATCCGGCCGCCAAGATCCTGGTCGACATGTCGCGTGTCCAGGACGAGGAGGTGGGCGACGGCACCACCTCGGTCACCGTGTTGGCCTCGGAGCTGCTGCGCGAGGCCGAGAAACTGGTCGAACAGAAGCTGCACCCACAGATCATCGTCTCCGGCTGGCGCCAGGCCACCCAGGTGGCCCTGGAGGCGCTCACCGCCGCCTCCCAGGACAACTCGTCCAGCAACGAGAAGTTCCGCAACGATCTGCTCAACATTGCCCGCACCACGCTCTCCTCGAAGATCCTGCACCAGCACAAGGACTTCTTCGCCAACTTGGCCGTGGACGCTGTGATGCGTCTGAAGGGCTCCGGCGAACTGAAGTCCATTCAGATCATCAAGAAGTCGGGCGGCACTCTGGAGGACTCCTTCCTGGACGAGGGCTTCCTGCTGGACAAGAAGCCCGGCGTGCACCAGCCACAGCGT ATCGAGAATGCCAAAATCCTGATTGCCAACACGCCCATGGACACCGACAAGATCAAGGTGTTCGGCAGCAGCATCAAGGTCGATTCGCTGGCCAAGATCGCCGACTTGGAGATGGCCGAGAAAGAGAAGATGAAGGAAAAGGTGGACAAGATCCTGAAGCATCAGTGCAACGTGTTCATCAACCGCCAGTTGATCTACAACTATCCGGAGCAGCTGTTCGCCGATGCCCAGGTGATGTCCATCGAGCATGCCGACTTTGATGGTATCGAGCGTTTGGCTTACTGCACCGGCGGAGAGATTGTCTCCACCTTCGAGAATCCCTCGCTGGTGAAGCTGGGCGAGTGCGATGTCATCGAGCAGGTGATGATCGGCGAGGACACACTGCTGCGCTTCAGCGGCGTCAAGCTGGGCGAGGCCTGCACCATCGTGATCCGCGGCGCCACCCAACAGATCCTGGACGAGGCCGATCGCTCCCTGCACGACGCCCTGTGCGTGCTGGCGGCCACCGTGAAGGAGTCGCGCATCATCTTCGGTGGCGGCTGCTCGGAGGCGCTGATGGCCAACGCTGTGCTGAAGAAGGCTGCCGAGACTCCCGGCAAGGAGGCCATCGCCATCGAGGCCTTTGCCC GTGCCCTGCTGTCGCTGCCCACGGCCATTGCCGACAATGCCGGCTACGATTCCGCCCAGTTGATCTCGGAGCTGCGTGCCGCCCACGCCCAGGGCAAACAGACTCTGGGTCTGGACATGGAGCTGGGCAAGGTGGCCGACGTTCGCGAGCTGGGCATCACCGAGTCCTTTGCCGTGAAGCGCCAGGTCCTGATGTCCGCCTCCGAGGCTGCAGAGATGATCCTGCGCGTGGACAACATCATCCAGTGCGCTCCACGCCGACGCGTTCCCGACAGGGGCTACTGCTAG
- the LOC128260323 gene encoding uncharacterized protein LOC128260323: MILNNMKSIKSKTNSKPVPAAMEVEESEPEEALADEPQKETGESNASDDDDEMDLASFKVSSSTSAPTKKRKKGIIYISNIPKHMNVTRLREILGEYGTIGRVYLQPEKLSSAKVKKNKRKRYNIHFTEGWVEFESKRVAKQIVPLLNNKQISTRKKSQFYDSLWSMKYLPRFKWVHLTERMNYEQAVHKQRLHTEVSQARKETTFFQNNLDKSEFLKKQAKKAKKAEKQAANGESET, from the exons atgattttaaataacatgAAGAGTatcaaaagtaaaacaaattcaaaaccCGTTCCGGCTGCCATGGAAGTGGAGGAGAGTGAACCGGAGGAGGCGCTTGCAGATGAGCCACAAAAGGAGACTGGGGAGTCAAATGCCTCAGATGACGACGATGAAATGGACCTGGCCAGCTTCAAAGTCAGCTCCAGCACCTCCGCACCCACCAAAAAACGCAAGAAGGGCATTATCTACATATCCAATATACCCAAACACATGAATGTGACCCGTCTGCGGGAAATCCTGGGCGAGTATGGAACCATCGGAAGGGTTTACCTGCAGCCGGAGAAGCTGTCAA GTGCCAAGGTCAAGAAGAACAAGCGGAAGCGCTACAACATCCACTTCACCGAGGGCTGGGTGGAGTTTGAGTCGAAGCGAGTGGCCAAGCAGATCGTTCCCCTGCTGAACAACAAGCAGATCTCCACGCGAAAGAAGTCGCAGTTCTACGACTCGCTGTGGTCCATGAAGTACCTGCCCCGGTTCAAGTGGGTGCACCTCACCGAGCGGATGAACTACGAGCAGGCGGTGCACAAGCAACGGCTCCACACCGAGGTCTCGCAGGCCCGCAAGGAGACCACCTTCTTCCAGAACAATCTCGACAAGAGCGAGTTCCTCAAGAAGCAGGCCAAGAAGGCCAAGAAAGCCGAAAAGCAAGCTGCCAATGGCGAGAGCGAGACCTGA